The following is a genomic window from Tripterygium wilfordii isolate XIE 37 chromosome 19, ASM1340144v1, whole genome shotgun sequence.
TGTCCTGCCTGGATTGTACGTGGCAGATGCTGCCATTTATATGCTACAATTTTCCAGTTAGGTATTGTGTTAAACTTTATTATTTTACGAATGTGCTTTTGAAGTTTTAAGGGTTAGGGAGAGTTTTAACAGgaaattttctctttttgtctgaggtaaaaataatttatatctatatttattcatatatatatggtggtaCTTGTAAAATGATTTGCCAATCATGATAAAAAACAATAACTCCAGGACTCTATAACGTTcataaaggtttttttttctcgaGATGAGAAAGCTCTAATAATTGGCTCCAATTCTCTATCAAAAttcatgttaaatcataattttttttattaaaaatgatatattagaatttagaagtTAAGAATTAGTGTTTACAGTTTAGATTTTAGGATTTAtggattaatttttaatttttagagtttagattttatagtataagatttagggtttatggtttagaatttagtatttagattttttttcaaaatctattatattctaacattataaaaaccaaaatattcaattacacattttaattcatgatttaacatgagttTTAGTAGAGAATTAAAGTCAAATATTAGAACAAAAATTGAAGCTCCCCCTATCTTTTTTTCTCATATACAAGCCAAGCCTTGCCTTGCCTTGCCAGATCCCAAACAATTTTGTAAATTTACCATTCAACTTGTTGTACATTGTTTTTCACATACAAAGCAAACCAATAATAAACTAtttctccaaagtccaaacctcGCATTActtacctttctttttttctttttctttatgatTCCATCACCTAAATTTCTATATAAACCACCATCACATATTTGTTTAGATCACAAACAAAGACGCAAAAAATTATCACTCTCGACGGTCTCACACTCTCTACACCACCACTCGCAAAACCACCTAAGACTTTCTACCAAACAGATCGATCGATAGCACCTTTTCTTTCATGGCTCCAAGTTTAACCAAAAATGCTTTGGAAGTAATAGACTCAGTTGATGGTGATCACTCACCACTTTCAATAACTCTACAAGGATCGAACTTTCTCGCTAATGGCCATCCAATCCTCACCCATGTCCCCGCAAACATAATATCCACTCCATCCCCCTCCGTCTTCTCTCCAAACAAGCCCAAAAACACCGTGGGCTGCTTCGTGGGCTTCGACGTGGACAATCCCAAGAGCCGCCACGTGGTGCCCATCGGGAAGCTTGATGGAATACGTTTCATGAGCTTGTTCAGGTTCAAAGTTTGGTGGACAACTCAGTGGGTTGGAAATAGCGGAAAAGATGTAGAGAATGAGACCCAGATGATGATTTTGGACAAGAATGACTCCGGCCGCCCATACGTTTTACTACTTCCACTCATTGAAGGACCCTTCAGGGCTTCACTTCAGCCTGCAGGAGGAGCGCTTAATGACAACTTTGTTGACATGTGTGTGGAGAGTGGGTCCACACGTGTGTGTGGGTCTTGCTTCAGGAGTTGTTTGTACATGCATGTAGGAGAAGACCCCTTTACCCTCGTTAAGGAGGCAATGAAGGTGATTAGGGTTCACTTGGGTACATTTAAGTTACTTGAGGAGAAAACGGTGCCGGCTATCGTGGACAAATTTGGTTGGTGCACTTGGGATGCATTTTATCTTAAGGTGCACCCGCAAGGAGTTTGGGAGGGTGTGAAGGGTTTGGTTGACTGCGGGTGTCCTCCAGGGATGGTTCTGATTGATGACGGATGGCAGTCCATTTGTCATGATGAGGACCCACTTGATCAGGAAGGAATGAATCGGACGGCTGCAGGTGAGCAAATGCCTTGTAGGCTCACTAGGTTTGAAGAGAATTATAAATTCAGAGACTACGTGAGTCCGAAGGGGTCAGGCATGGGTGGGTTTATTAGGGATTTGAAAGAGGAGTTTAAGAGTGTGGAGAATGTGTATGTTTGGCATGCCTTGTGTGGTTATTGGGGTGGGGTTAGACCAAATGTGGCTGGCTTGGTCGGGTCAACCGTGGTTAGTCCAAAGCTGTCACCAGGGTTGTTGACTACAATGGAAGATTTGGCAGTGGAGAGGATTGTCAAAAATGGGGTGGGGTTGGTCCCACCAGAGAGTGTCCACGAGATGTATGAAGAACTTCACTCTCATCTTGAATCGGCTGGGATTGATGGTGTCAAGGTTGATGTGATTCACGTAAGTACTCTCCAactgttttttttgttcttctactATACTAATATTGTTCATTAGTTAATCCATATAAAATCGTTTGCGTTCATTTTAATATTTGGGTTACGTACACTgatatatgaaaaatatatatgtgtgtgtgtacactTGTAGAACCAGGCAATTGTCATGTAAATGTGTTTGTTTGGGTTTGTGTGTAAATGGCATGCAAGTGTATTGGTGTTTGTAATTGCAGGACATAATGTTAGTGGCTTAGTGCCAGTGTGCAGCTGTGCTGTGCTGGCTAGAGTGCAGAGAAATCAATTTGTCTTGGATTGGGTAAGCGGTGTATATGTTTCTTCTTGAGTTGTCTGTTTGTAGCATTCGGTGCTAACAGTTGgagtttatataaaaaaaaaacagttggaGTTTAATGCGGCGCCATGAAATGAGGCACAAGGCCTCTTGGGAATCAGAAGAGTATTTGGAAACATGTAAACTGCATGCCTCCATAATATACTGTTTCTTTCGGGATAGGGGCTCCAATTACGACTCCAATTCTTGcccaaaactatgttaaatcatgaattaaaatgtgtgattaagtattttggtgttcataatattaaaatatagtTGATTTCGGGGGAAAAAATCTAAATACTAAGTTCTAAGCCCTAAACCTTAAATCATAATCTCTAAACCCcaaatactaaaaattaagttctaagccctaaattctaaaccttaaacactaatttctaacttttaaactctaatatgtcattttcaaaaacaaaaatcatgatttaacataatttttggggggaattggagcccctccccctcccttcccttTTCTCCCCTTCTCCCAAATCCCTcattccaaacacactcttagggtGCCCGTCAGAGTATGCTGTAATTATTTTTATAGCGGATTATGCTATAATAAAAATGCGatagttaaaaaaattaaaaaaaaaaaacaaaataatgaatATGACCTCTTGGGAATCAAAAGAGTATTTGCCTATTTGAAAACATATAAACTGCATGCCTCTATAATATATTGTTTCTTTTAGGGTGCCCGTCGAGGTCTGTTGTAATTATTTTTATAGTGGATTCTGTTGAAATAAAATGTGAGAGTTTAACAAAATAATGAATATGTTTGACCGAG
Proteins encoded in this region:
- the LOC119986322 gene encoding galactinol--sucrose galactosyltransferase-like; translated protein: MAPSLTKNALEVIDSVDGDHSPLSITLQGSNFLANGHPILTHVPANIISTPSPSVFSPNKPKNTVGCFVGFDVDNPKSRHVVPIGKLDGIRFMSLFRFKVWWTTQWVGNSGKDVENETQMMILDKNDSGRPYVLLLPLIEGPFRASLQPAGGALNDNFVDMCVESGSTRVCGSCFRSCLYMHVGEDPFTLVKEAMKVIRVHLGTFKLLEEKTVPAIVDKFGWCTWDAFYLKVHPQGVWEGVKGLVDCGCPPGMVLIDDGWQSICHDEDPLDQEGMNRTAAGEQMPCRLTRFEENYKFRDYVSPKGSGMGGFIRDLKEEFKSVENVYVWHALCGYWGGVRPNVAGLVGSTVVSPKLSPGLLTTMEDLAVERIVKNGVGLVPPESVHEMYEELHSHLESAGIDGVKVDVIHLLEMLSEEFGGRVELAKAYYKALTASVRKHFKGNGVIASMEHCNDFMYLGTETISLGRVGDDFWCSDPAGDPDGTYWLQGCHMVHCAYNSLWMGNFIHPDWDMFQSTHPCASFHAASRAISGGPVYVSDSVGQHNFILLKSLVLPDGSILRCQNYALPTRDRLFDDPLHDGKTMLKIWNLNKYTGVVGVFNCQGGGWCPVSRRNQSAYKFSHSVACWTGPKDVEWNTGKNPIVTKGVNVFALYFYQEKKLRLLKFTETLEVSLEPFNYELLTVSPATVLLRRFVQFAPIGLVNMLNSGGAIQSIEFGDDDKSVKVGVKGHGEFRVFASEKPITCKLDGMDVGFDYSDQMVSIQIPWPATSRLSMVEYLF